The following proteins are encoded in a genomic region of Thermoflexus hugenholtzii JAD2:
- a CDS encoding tagaturonate epimerase family protein, with translation MMLSPEALAEGLRLYGLHLIVGSIRELPDGGAIFAARQGSERRIGWIGETSPFPAPDPRMSMRVQEHLVWIHPWTWAHYRILRERLPALSPTRCDRPASFGAGDRLGMATAAQIAALERYPVFPVLAQQSPRELARTGRDFRSVLLDAAWGVFASGFAGPFGADADHLQDDEQLRAAAEAGYSLYTFDLRRALARGPRPWEALSPLARSVVAELADRRVEAPQGPRTLEESALRAAACRYEPALEEVVRGAEILRDQGIDADLEVSVDETEEETTPEAHAFIAVYLQRRGVALWSLAPRFPGVFEKAVDYEGEVERFAQAAALHTAVARTFGGHRLSLHSGSEKFRILPVFREATGGRFHVKTSGTTWLQAVRVVARAVPALFAELYAIARAHLEESRRDYPIALQPEALPPALPDDPEAALADRAVRQLFHISYGVLLRERGPAIRALLEAHEAEHFTAVRENLERHLEALLK, from the coding sequence ATGATGCTCTCCCCAGAGGCCCTTGCGGAAGGATTGCGCCTGTATGGGCTCCATCTGATCGTGGGATCCATCCGGGAGCTCCCCGACGGCGGGGCGATCTTCGCCGCCCGTCAGGGAAGCGAGCGACGGATCGGATGGATCGGGGAGACATCCCCCTTCCCCGCCCCGGATCCGCGCATGTCGATGCGCGTCCAGGAGCATCTCGTGTGGATCCACCCCTGGACGTGGGCCCATTATCGCATCCTGCGGGAGCGCCTCCCAGCCCTGTCCCCCACGCGGTGCGATCGGCCCGCCTCCTTCGGGGCGGGGGATCGCCTGGGGATGGCCACGGCGGCTCAGATCGCCGCCCTGGAGCGCTACCCGGTCTTCCCGGTGCTGGCCCAGCAGTCCCCCCGGGAGCTCGCCCGCACCGGCCGGGATTTCCGCTCGGTCCTGCTCGACGCCGCGTGGGGGGTCTTCGCCTCCGGATTCGCGGGCCCCTTCGGCGCCGATGCGGATCACCTCCAGGATGACGAACAGCTGCGCGCGGCGGCCGAGGCCGGTTACTCCCTTTACACGTTCGATCTGCGCCGGGCCCTGGCCCGGGGCCCCCGTCCGTGGGAGGCGCTTTCGCCCCTCGCCCGCTCGGTGGTCGCCGAGCTGGCGGACCGGCGGGTCGAGGCGCCACAGGGCCCGCGAACGCTGGAGGAATCGGCCCTGCGGGCCGCAGCCTGCCGCTACGAGCCGGCCCTGGAGGAGGTGGTCCGCGGGGCCGAGATCCTCCGCGATCAGGGGATCGACGCCGACCTGGAGGTGTCGGTGGACGAGACCGAGGAGGAAACCACCCCGGAGGCCCATGCCTTCATCGCCGTGTATCTGCAACGGCGCGGGGTGGCCCTCTGGAGCCTGGCCCCCCGCTTCCCGGGGGTCTTCGAGAAGGCCGTCGATTATGAGGGGGAGGTGGAACGCTTCGCGCAGGCAGCCGCCCTCCACACCGCCGTGGCCCGGACCTTCGGGGGCCACCGGCTCAGCCTGCACTCCGGCAGCGAGAAGTTCCGCATCCTCCCGGTCTTCCGAGAGGCAACCGGAGGACGTTTCCACGTGAAAACCTCGGGGACCACCTGGCTGCAGGCGGTGCGGGTGGTGGCGCGGGCCGTCCCCGCTCTCTTCGCGGAGCTCTACGCCATCGCCCGGGCGCATCTGGAGGAGAGCCGCCGGGATTACCCCATCGCGCTGCAGCCGGAGGCGCTGCCCCCTGCCCTCCCCGACGATCCCGAAGCCGCGCTGGCCGACCGCGCCGTGCGACAGCTTTTCCACATCTCTTACGGCGTGCTGTTGCGCGAGCGAGGGCCCGCGATCCGGGCACTCCTGGAGGCCCACGAGGCGGAACACTTCACCGCCGTCCGGGAGAACCTGGAGCGCCACTTAGAGGCATTGCTAAAATAG
- a CDS encoding alcohol dehydrogenase catalytic domain-containing protein, protein MTGTRMPAIVFQGEGRWALEERPQPSIRQPDEVLLQVESCGICGTDLHILEVPPGHPATPGVILGHEVIGRVVEVGPAVTHLRPGDRVAVAPNLYCGVCRFCQRGLYNHCEQFTTLGVFLDGGLAPYEVAPARALFPISPEVPLERAIFTEVLSTVVGGTLQIRLHPGESAVVLGCGPVGLLFIQVLRAGGAGALIAADIAPFRREFARQIGADVVVDPRVEDLEGVVRETTGIGADVVVDAVGSLMTTALRLARPGGTVVLFGMNARARAEVAQYEITRRELRVVGSYVGRHTFPLAIQMLERGVIRPETLVTHRLPLSRFGEGLELLRRGEAVKVMMVPA, encoded by the coding sequence ATGACGGGGACCCGTATGCCGGCCATCGTCTTCCAAGGGGAAGGACGCTGGGCGCTGGAGGAGCGGCCTCAGCCTTCCATCCGGCAACCGGACGAGGTGCTTCTCCAGGTAGAATCCTGCGGCATCTGCGGCACGGATCTGCACATCCTGGAGGTGCCCCCGGGACATCCGGCCACCCCCGGTGTGATCCTGGGCCACGAGGTGATCGGCCGCGTCGTGGAGGTGGGGCCGGCGGTGACCCACCTGCGGCCGGGAGATCGGGTGGCGGTGGCCCCAAACCTGTATTGCGGCGTCTGCCGGTTCTGCCAGCGCGGGCTTTACAACCATTGCGAACAGTTCACCACCTTAGGGGTCTTCCTGGACGGAGGCCTGGCGCCCTACGAAGTGGCCCCCGCGCGGGCCCTGTTCCCGATCTCCCCGGAGGTCCCCCTGGAGCGGGCGATCTTCACGGAGGTGCTCTCCACAGTGGTGGGCGGCACTCTGCAGATCCGCCTCCACCCCGGAGAATCGGCGGTGGTGCTGGGGTGCGGGCCGGTGGGGCTGCTGTTCATCCAGGTCCTCCGGGCGGGCGGGGCCGGCGCCCTGATCGCGGCGGACATCGCGCCCTTCCGCCGGGAGTTCGCCCGACAGATCGGGGCGGATGTGGTGGTGGACCCCCGGGTGGAGGATCTGGAGGGGGTCGTGCGGGAAACCACTGGAATCGGGGCCGATGTGGTGGTGGACGCGGTGGGCTCACTGATGACGACCGCGCTGCGGCTCGCCCGGCCGGGAGGAACAGTGGTCCTTTTCGGCATGAACGCCCGGGCCCGGGCGGAGGTCGCCCAGTATGAGATCACCCGGCGGGAGCTGCGGGTGGTGGGCAGCTACGTCGGCCGTCACACCTTCCCTCTGGCCATCCAGATGCTGGAGCGCGGGGTGATCCGCCCCGAGACGCTGGTCACCCACCGCCTGCCGCTCTCCCGCTTCGGGGAGGGGCTGGAGCTGCTGCGCCGGGGAGAGGCGGTGAAGGTGATGATGGTGCCCGCTTGA
- a CDS encoding DUF2442 domain-containing protein encodes MSELRRPEPIAVKALPGYRLWIRYSDGVEGTLDLSDLVGKGVFAAWENEQEFEKVHIGSGGEISWGEEIEICPDALYLRITGKRPEDLFPRLRELVQQHA; translated from the coding sequence ATGAGTGAGCTTCGCAGGCCCGAGCCGATCGCCGTGAAAGCGCTTCCGGGATATCGACTCTGGATCCGATATTCAGATGGCGTAGAAGGCACGCTGGATCTCTCGGACCTGGTTGGGAAAGGCGTCTTCGCGGCATGGGAGAACGAACAGGAGTTTGAGAAAGTCCATATCGGATCCGGCGGGGAGATCTCCTGGGGTGAGGAGATCGAGATATGCCCGGACGCGTTGTATCTGCGGATCACCGGGAAGCGGCCGGAAGATCTGTTCCCAAGGTTGCGAGAACTGGTTCAGCAGCATGCCTGA
- a CDS encoding ATP-binding cassette domain-containing protein — protein MTAGRWLVEMRRIVKRFDGVEALAGVDFAVGYQEVVGLLGDNGAGKSTLIKILTGVYPPDAGEIYFEGRPVRFRSPREARALGIETVYQDLALVERMSIARNFFLGREPVRRIGPLAFLDMKEMERVTRQVLEEIGIRVRSVWEPVSALSGGERQSIAIGRALHFGVRLLILDEPTSALSIKETRKVLSYVEEVRRRGLSVIFITHNIYHVYPVADRLVILSHGRKVGDFPKHQISPEQVAELIAGGITIPEEEKP, from the coding sequence ATGACCGCAGGTCGCTGGCTGGTGGAGATGCGAAGGATCGTCAAACGGTTCGACGGTGTGGAGGCCCTGGCCGGGGTGGATTTCGCGGTGGGCTATCAGGAGGTGGTGGGCCTGCTGGGGGATAACGGGGCCGGCAAATCCACCCTGATCAAGATCCTCACCGGGGTCTATCCGCCGGACGCGGGGGAGATCTACTTCGAGGGACGGCCGGTCCGCTTCCGCTCGCCCCGGGAGGCCCGGGCCCTGGGCATCGAGACGGTCTATCAGGACCTGGCCCTGGTGGAGAGGATGAGCATCGCCCGCAACTTCTTCCTGGGCCGGGAGCCGGTGCGACGGATCGGGCCGCTCGCGTTCCTGGACATGAAGGAGATGGAGCGGGTGACCCGGCAGGTCCTGGAGGAGATCGGCATCCGCGTGCGTTCGGTGTGGGAGCCGGTCTCCGCCCTCTCCGGCGGCGAACGCCAGTCCATCGCCATCGGCCGCGCCCTCCATTTCGGCGTCCGCCTGCTGATCCTCGATGAACCCACCTCCGCCCTCTCCATTAAGGAAACCCGAAAGGTGCTGAGTTATGTGGAGGAGGTGCGCCGCCGGGGGCTCTCAGTGATCTTCATCACCCATAACATCTATCACGTCTATCCGGTGGCCGACCGGCTGGTCATCCTGAGCCACGGCCGCAAAGTCGGGGATTTCCCTAAACACCAGATCTCGCCTGAGCAGGTGGCGGAGCTCATCGCGGGCGGGATCACCATCCCGGAGGAGGAGAAGCCATGA
- the iolN gene encoding 3-dehydro-scyllo-inosose hydrolase, which yields MGKWQIPPEGGHMDRPTGIYFQNMTGKQVMERLKQNDLIIIPVGATEAHGPHAPYGEDVFLVTRMAEQVALRTGCTVSQPLWFGSHPYHHMGMPGTIVVPEDVFVGMLTAIIAGFWNAGFRKQIILNGHGQEYVIPIAIHRFAKTYKVPAVIVNVNWYHAIPDHFKLKSEGGPYETHFIHGDEVETSWSLALFPEFIRMEDAVDTEPYSFLPTDSEHIDKAGNLLRKPIAWYAQVGLRPIEVKAYQPGVVGKATLASAEKAKPGVEQLLDYLEKLVRDILEAFPPGKLPPLEGVTEREREMLEPYLKMPFEPGWRSLYELHYPM from the coding sequence ATGGGCAAGTGGCAGATCCCACCGGAAGGCGGCCACATGGATCGGCCGACGGGGATTTACTTCCAGAACATGACCGGCAAGCAGGTCATGGAGCGCCTGAAGCAGAACGACCTGATCATCATCCCGGTGGGCGCGACGGAGGCCCACGGCCCCCACGCGCCCTATGGAGAGGACGTCTTCCTGGTCACCCGGATGGCCGAACAGGTGGCCCTGCGCACCGGGTGCACGGTGAGCCAGCCGTTGTGGTTCGGCTCCCATCCGTATCACCACATGGGGATGCCGGGGACCATCGTGGTGCCGGAGGATGTGTTCGTCGGGATGCTCACGGCCATCATCGCCGGGTTCTGGAACGCCGGCTTCCGCAAGCAGATCATTCTCAACGGCCACGGCCAGGAATATGTCATCCCCATCGCCATCCACCGCTTCGCCAAGACCTACAAGGTGCCCGCGGTCATCGTCAACGTCAACTGGTATCACGCCATCCCCGATCATTTCAAGCTGAAATCCGAAGGCGGACCCTACGAGACCCACTTCATCCACGGGGATGAGGTGGAGACCAGCTGGAGCCTGGCCCTGTTCCCTGAGTTCATCCGTATGGAGGACGCGGTGGACACGGAGCCTTACAGCTTCCTGCCCACCGACAGCGAGCACATCGACAAGGCGGGGAACCTGTTGCGCAAGCCCATCGCCTGGTACGCCCAGGTGGGCTTGCGCCCCATCGAGGTGAAGGCCTACCAGCCGGGCGTGGTGGGCAAGGCCACCCTGGCCAGCGCCGAGAAGGCCAAACCCGGGGTGGAGCAGCTCTTGGACTACCTGGAGAAGCTGGTGCGGGACATCCTGGAGGCGTTCCCGCCGGGGAAGCTGCCCCCGCTGGAGGGGGTGACCGAGCGGGAGCGGGAGATGCTGGAGCCCTACCTCAAGATGCCCTTCGAGCCCGGCTGGCGCAGCCTGTATGAGCTCCATTACCCGATGTGA
- the iolM gene encoding scyllo-inosose 3-dehydrogenase produces the protein MKAVVVEAKWDPRPDYPLSDWERETGKAITGSSIWRQPRFSIQEVPDPTPGPDEVVIRVKACGVCGSDLHFYETDPEGYILYPGLVKFPVIPGHEFSGEVVAVGKEVRDLRPGDMVTSEEMLWCGVCMPCRSGFFNHCTNLEELGFTVPGAMAEYVAVKAKYCWKINAIAERYGDVDKAYEAGSLVEPTSVAYNGIFVRAGGFRPGAYVAVFGAGPIGLAAIALSRAAGAGKVIAFDVSAPRREMARRMGADIALDPREVAPSEAVRELTRGEGADLFVEAAGAPTRTLPEMEKALAINGRIVVIGRAAERVPLYLETLQVRRGQIFGSQGHSGDAIFPSVIRMMAAGLIDMTRIITARYPLDRAVEAVERLSRRLDAKITIKPDLREVPQVEPAAATVA, from the coding sequence ATGAAAGCGGTGGTGGTGGAAGCGAAATGGGATCCCCGTCCGGATTACCCGCTCTCGGATTGGGAGCGCGAAACCGGCAAGGCGATCACCGGGTCCAGCATCTGGCGGCAGCCCCGCTTCTCGATCCAGGAGGTCCCGGACCCCACCCCGGGCCCGGATGAGGTGGTGATCCGGGTGAAGGCCTGCGGGGTGTGCGGGTCGGATCTCCATTTCTACGAGACCGACCCGGAGGGCTACATCCTGTATCCCGGCCTGGTGAAGTTCCCGGTGATCCCGGGCCACGAGTTCTCCGGGGAAGTGGTGGCGGTGGGAAAGGAAGTCCGGGATCTGCGGCCCGGGGACATGGTGACATCGGAGGAGATGCTGTGGTGCGGGGTCTGCATGCCATGCCGCAGCGGCTTCTTCAACCACTGCACCAACCTGGAGGAGCTGGGCTTCACCGTGCCCGGAGCCATGGCCGAGTATGTGGCGGTCAAGGCCAAATACTGCTGGAAGATCAATGCGATTGCTGAACGCTACGGCGACGTCGACAAAGCCTACGAAGCGGGGTCGCTGGTGGAGCCCACCAGCGTGGCCTATAATGGGATTTTCGTCCGCGCGGGCGGGTTCCGGCCGGGGGCTTATGTGGCCGTCTTCGGGGCGGGGCCCATCGGCCTGGCGGCCATCGCCCTCTCCCGGGCGGCAGGGGCCGGCAAGGTGATCGCCTTCGACGTGAGCGCGCCGCGACGGGAGATGGCCCGGCGGATGGGAGCGGACATCGCCCTGGATCCCCGGGAGGTGGCCCCCAGCGAAGCGGTGCGGGAGCTCACCCGAGGGGAGGGAGCCGACCTGTTCGTCGAGGCGGCGGGGGCCCCTACGCGGACGCTGCCGGAGATGGAGAAGGCCCTGGCCATCAACGGCCGCATCGTGGTCATCGGCCGGGCGGCGGAGCGGGTGCCGCTGTATCTGGAAACCCTGCAGGTGCGGCGGGGACAGATCTTCGGCTCCCAGGGCCACTCGGGCGACGCCATCTTCCCCAGCGTGATCCGGATGATGGCCGCCGGCTTGATCGACATGACCCGCATCATCACCGCCCGTTATCCCCTGGACCGCGCGGTGGAGGCGGTGGAGCGGTTGAGCCGGCGGCTCGACGCCAAGATCACCATCAAGCCGGACCTGCGGGAAGTTCCGCAAGTGGAGCCGGCCGCCGCGACGGTGGCCTGA